Proteins encoded in a region of the Magallana gigas chromosome 8, xbMagGiga1.1, whole genome shotgun sequence genome:
- the LOC105319637 gene encoding putative leucine-rich repeat-containing protein DDB_G0290503 — MATEMTRSNSSESALSSQQSLEQERDCYKEKVDHMKLLLKQCQTELHTYKIRHGGVETFSRLLQETKQENSSLNKKLKTLETIVRNLQSRLINHGLSASLSLEESDDFIPGTSKQVLENLTRENSRLKQLLRTSPSDPEEIQTLQQKVKEFSQKNTALQQQLESKASRVNDLERALSSSADEKDAQIRRLTTTVEELRESSRTRDVLCISLAEETNNLRQQLTDVGTQCQQMAQRLENSKTKQGSQLKGSDKHPEDADRLREENYTVKAKLDEVIKMNHRWQSYNTMQEQRIKQLMSEVESAQALAITPEREESINRALDEAKSKLQSLENQKKELDTKLNEALTYNSHLTQEVEKLREEVNSRREGTCLSSNSESIEALKHQIQICTEDFEYERSDREKAQHRISQLEEEMRQIKAERDRYKTRISQLESESSKKDPMSRNRFPQVNLDYNLLTNQSLYNDFNLNQGNQGLSMETQLAARGPSHFAEHKPPNSLPIGQVKGQMSMDQGHSGTKVDAMYAAQNMNEVDSNHLQTDNSTPSSQHSVPKKESNPPDKADSDFGLSVTVPSLNDLDDINDSESDTQSGNGQMLSCPKCGQSFSADCHAQLVEHLEVCCD, encoded by the exons aTGGCGACTGAAATGACGAGGTCGAATTCGTCCGAGTCCGCTCTGAGTTCACAACAAAGTCTAGAACAGGAACGAGACTGCTACAAAGAAAAAGTGGACCACATGAAGTTACTTCTAAAACAGTGCCAAACCGAACTCCACACGTATAAGATCCGCCACGGGGGAGTGGAGACGTTCTCACGACTTTTACAAGAGACAAAACAGGAGAATTCTAGCTTGAATAAGAAATTAAAGACATTGGAAACAATTGTGAGGAATTTACAAAGTAGGCTGATCAATCATGGGTTATCTGCCAGTCTCAGTCTGGAAGAAAGCGATGACTTTATTCCAGGAACGTCAAAACAAGTGTTAGAAAACCTGACCAGAGAAAATTCGAGACTAAAACAGCTTTTGAGAACGTCCCCATCGGACCCGGAAGAAATACAGACCTTACAACAG AAAGTGAAGGAATTTTCTCAGAAAAACACCGCTCTTCAGCAACAACTTGAGTCAAAAGCATCACGAGTGAATGATCTTGAGCGAGCCCTGTCGAGCTCAGCCGATGAAAAAGATGCACAGATCCGCAGACTCACAACTACAGTGGAAGAGCTCAGAGAAAGCTCGCGTACTCGAGACGTGCTCTGTATATCCCTGGCTGAGGAAACGAATAACTTACGGCAGCAACTTACCGATGTTGGAACGCAGTGTCAGCAAATGGCTCAACGCCTCGAAAACAGCAAGACAAAACAAGGCTCACAACTTAAG GGTTCAGACAAACACCCAGAAGATGCGGATAGGCTGAGGGAGGAAAACTACACAGTGAAGGCCAAATTAGACGAG GTTATAAAGATGAATCATCGGTGGCAGTCTTACAACACGATGCAGGAGCAGCGGATCAAACAACTGATGTCGGAGGTCGAGTCCGCTCAGGCCCTGGCCATCACGCCCGAGCGAGAAGAGTCGATCAACCGTGCACTGGACGAGGCCAAATCCAAACTCCAGTCTCTGGAGAACCAGAAAAAAGAG ttGGATACAAAATTAAATGAGGCCTTGACTTATAACTCCCACCTAACGCAGGAAGTAGAAAAGCTCCGAGAGGAAGTGAATTCTCGTCGCGAGGGAACCTGTCTGAGCAGTAACTCAGAATCCATCGAGGCCCTGAAACACCAGATCCAAATCTGTACCGAGGACTTTGAGTATGAGCGCAGTGACCGAGAAAAGGCGCAGCATCGAATATCTCAACTCGAGGAGGAGATGAGACAGATTAAGGCAGAGCGTGATCGCTATAAAACTCGCATATCTCAGCTCGAGTCTGAGAGCAGCAAG AAAGATCCAATGAGCCGGAACCGGTTCCCTCAAGTCAACCTTGACTACAATCTTCTCACCAACCAATCACTGTACAATGACTTCAACCTTAACCAGGGCAACCAGGGTCTTTCTATGGAg ACACAGTTGGCTGCTAGAGGTCCAAGTCACTTTGCAGAACACAAACCTCCAAACAGTTTACCTATAGGCCAGGTCAAGGGTCAAATGTCAATGGATCAAGGTCACTCTGGGACAAAGGTTGATGCAATGTATGCTGCACAGAATATGAATGAGGTAGACAGTAACCACCTCCAAACAGACAATAGTACGCCCTCCTCTCAACACAGTGTTCCTAAAAAAGAGTCAAACCCTCCAGATAAGGCTGACTCGGATTTTGGACTTTCGGTGACCGTTCCTTCTTTGAATGACCTTGATGACATCAATGACTCGGAAAGTGACACTCAGTCTGGGAATGGACAAATGTTGTCATGTCCTAAATGTGGACAAAGTTTTAGTGCCGATTGCCATGCTCAGTTAGTGGAGCATTTGGAAGTGTGTTGTGATTGA